AGCTGCATCTGGATTTTGAGTAAGCCATGACTCTAATAAATCGAAAGAGAGCTGATTCTCTGCAAGACCCATCTGAATGATTCCTTTAGGATTACGAATTTCATCGTATGGGTTTTTCTCGTACTCTTCCCATCCTAGGAAGTAGGAAGAATCTTGTCCATGCGAGTTACACATGGCTTTCTTCGATAAGAGCTTCATTTTTTCTGAGTaagaacttgaattttatgtttattttgagAGGCagaaataagaagaaagaaaatattgaatgGAGATTGTTGCTATGTGTCTGGCAGATATCATGGTGaggtgtgtgtatatatatatatatatatatatatatatatatatgtataagagATTAGCAATGAAGAACCAAACATATCACCATATGTTTTCAAACTTTGACtatacaatttttgtttttttctacttttttgtccccaaaataaaacaattaattttagTGTGTTTGGGATTTATACACTAATTTGACGCGCTTTTTTAGTCGTATATTATAATTGAATGTTTTATTTGTCATAGGGACATTTAGGGATCAATTTTGTACTGGCTTGTCTAAGGGTGTAACAAAAGGGTGGGACTAATGTCAAATCCATCAacatttttggtaaaaaaaacaCTTCGAAAAACATAACAAGTGATGTCTTGGACTCTTGGTGAATGGTGATGCTACTGCCTACTGTCAATGTTGATGCTGTTAGTCTGCTACTATAATACTGCGCTGAATTAGTACCAATATTTTCTATTTGAGAGAAGTATTGGTTATACACTTGCCACAAATTATTAGTGTTATTCTCGACTATTTAcaatattaaaaatacatttttatttgactaACTAATTTAGATATACCTATGATCTATCACATGACATATTAAGTGGTCTCAAACTCAAAAATaagactcttaataaaaagtcgaGAGAATGTTGAAAACATCTTAAACTTGACGAGAATTTTGAGGTATATTTCACTCATATAACAAAATCGGGGGTATATTTAAGTCCAGTTGATTAAATTTATGATTGAATATATTAAGAGTGGACCCTAGATATGTAACAACTTAAACTAAAATGAAGTAATCACGCTTCTAATGAAGcatatattaacaaatatataatttatctaaacaaataaaagtgagtCGATCATctctaataatttaatttaaattattaaatgggCACTTTTTTAGTTTCTCGCTAGATGTGTGGACATTTTTTGTGGTCCTATCTAATTCAGATTCGAGTTgtgtaaaatttattaaaggaaaaattatttcttaccaaaaaagaaaatacattcAAAGACTTGAAAAATATACCTTTAATGTAAGATTAAAGAAATTCTATTCATACCACAATAATCCTTGATAATCTTTTTATAATTAGATAAGTGATCACAATATATAGGACTACgtataaaaatatgttatccAACTgataggaaaaaatatttttttttaatccaagttctaataattcttttttatctaTTTCACGAAGCAAgccatatcaatatgatagcgTAATGAAAGTAAAAGGCCCACTCTctattaaaaatagatgtttGAAATTAGAAAGGTAGATCATATAGGGAACTTGAAATCTTATCATAGGTTTGGAATGAACAAAATATGTAACTTATGTTTGATTAGCTTAATACATTACATGTCGATTAGGGAAGTGAAGAAGAGACATAGAAATAATTCCATTAAAAAGTTAAGATCAGTCACAATGCTTTTGTTTGCCATTGTCCCATCTCCTCACTATGTGTTGTCCACTCAAATCTATTCTTGTCCCTCTGGgctaaaaaatagttaaaaataagaatccaaaatctttttaaatatctcatttctaattttttccACATGgtagtttctttttctttttaattatttaaagtgGAGAGCCTATAAAATAATGAGTTCAAAGTCAACATCCGGTTACCAATATAGTTTGGGATTTTGCATtcgaggaatttttttttaaaaccttaaAAAAACACGATGCATAAGTTTAATTTAGTTTGGACATAAGAAGCATTCACATTGCTTAATGCACTTAATCTGACCCAAGTTACATTTAGACACAATCAGGATAAGTGTGTCTTGTATCAACAAAGATAATGTATCGGGATGTTGAGTGATgtttttgaatttcttaaattttaaggtatttttgtaatttgaaaaagaacaggaatatgatgtaattaactcttaacactatgagattttactctctttttttatcaaaaccaaactcaAATCAAATACTATCAATTTTCCAATCTAAATTGATTTTTATCCAAATCGTGAACACTCTTAAACAAAAAAGTGAAAACAATACCACAATTGGCCTAGGTATAGAGCCCCACAATTGCTAAATATAGGAATCATGAGTTTTGGAGAAGGCAAGAAATAACAAGTGGTATGGGTTTCACATGAAGAAATCCATAGAGAGAGGAACAGAGAAACACCTGCACAATCAATTTGTAAACAAGTTGGGTATTTGTGTTTTCCCCTCCTACTTCATACAAGGAGCAACTCGGTATGCTCTATTTACACAATGTTTAGTCCAATTCAGAATAATCAAATTTTGTCAAATATCTATGTCTGACCCCACTTTCCTTACCTTCAATAGAAAATTGTTTTTGTCTCTCATGTCATTTCATGAGGCGCCTAAGGAAAAGAAACCATTGTTTCATCTATAGCCATGTACTAGAATGTTATACTACTAGTCTCTGTTGAAGTTTATAGTAAAATAATGGGCACAAGTGTTACCCATTGTTTCATCTATAGCCAAGTGCTAGCAAAATATTGATAGGTGTCACATTAGTGTCACCCTTTTGTTAAACCCTTAGACAAGTCAGTGCAAAATTGATCCCTAAATGTCTCTACAtcacaagaaataaaaacatTCAATTATAAAATACGACGCAAAAGCGCGTCAAATTAGTGTATACTTCCCAAAACACACTAAATATAATTGTGTTTTTGGGCACAAAAAAGtaggaaaaaacaaaaatagtatAGTCAAAGTTTGAAAACATATACAAATATGTTTGTTTCTTCATTGCTAAACTCCTATACAATATATATACCTCACCAGGATATGCCAGAGACATAGCAACAATCTCcattcaatattttctttcttcttatttctGTCTctcaaaacaaacataaaattcaaGTGCTTACTCAGAAAAAATGAAGCTCCTATCGAAGAAAGCCACGTGTAACTCACATGGACAAGATTCTTCCTACTTCCTAGGATGGGAAGAATATGAGAAAAACCCATACGATGAAATTCGTAATCCTAAAGGAATCATTCAGATGGGTCTTGCAGAGAATCAGCTCTCTTTCGATTTATTAGAGTCATGGCTTATTCAAAATCCAGATGCAGCTGCATTTAAAAGAAATGGTGACTCAATATTTAGAGAGCTTGCCTTATTTCAAGATTACCATGGTCTTCCCGCTTTCAAAGATGTAAGTCCGTCATTACAATagaatttaacttatatacactgactcatcatatatttattattaacttCGCAATCTCACATGCATTGTAATGTATATTTTTGTGCAGGCATTGGTTCAATTCATGTCTGAAATCAGAGGGAACAAAGTGAGTTTTGATTCAAACAAGCTTGTACTTACAGCTGGTGCTACTTCTGCTAATGAGACACTCATATTTTGCCTTGCTGATCCTGGCGATGCTTTCCTCCTTCCTACTCCATACTACCCTGGGTAcgttttgtttaatttatatacagTACTGACATTAGTcatatatttttacttgttataaCAGACGAACTATGTTCCTTACTAATTATGATATTGTGTAATAATGCAGATTTGATAGAGACCTAAAATGGAGAACCGGAGCTGAGATTGTTCCAATACAATGCACAAGTTCAAACGGTTTTAGAATCACAGAATCAGCTCTTGAAGAAGCTTACAAAGAAGCCGAAAGGCGGAACCTTAGAGTGAAAGGGGTTTTAGTCACTAACCCTTCGAACCCATTAGGCACAACATTAACCAAAAAAGAACTCCAACTTCTTTTAACCTTCGTATCTACAAAACAAATCCATCTCATCAGTGACGAGATATATTCTGGCACTGTTTTTAACTCACCTAAATTCGTTAGTGTCATGGAAGTATTAATCGAAAATAACTACATGTACACTGAAGTATGGGATCGAGTTCACATTGTCTATAGTCTTTCTAAAGATTTGGGTCTTCCAGGATTTCGAGTTGGTGCCATTTATTCCAACGACGTTATGGTCGTCTCAGCAGCCACAAAAATGTCTAGTTTTGGATTAATTTCATCTCAAACTCAATACCTTCTTTCCGCTTTGCTATCAGacaaaaaattcacaaaaaattaCGTGTCTGAAAATCAAAAGAGGCTTAAGAAACGTCATGAAATGCTAGTTGGTGGTCTTAAAGAAATTGGAATAAGGTGTCTTGAGAGCAATGCTGGATTGTTTTGTTGGGTGGATATGAGACATCTTCTAAGTTCAAACACATTTGATGGAGAAATGGAATTATGGAAGAAAATAGTGTACGAAGTAGGCCTAAATATTTCACCTGGATCGTCATGCCATTGTACAGAACCGGGTTGGTTTCGTGCATGTTTTGCCAACATGTCAGAAGATACGCTAAATATCGCTATACAACGTTTGAAGGCTTTTGTTGATTCAAGGGATAACAAGGATGATATTCAAAATCAGAAGCATTCTAATAAGAAGAAGTCATTTTCCAAGTGGGTTTTTCGACTATCGTTCAATGATCGTCAAAGAGAACGATAGTTTAGTCATGTGAAAGTTCCTAAattcttttgtctttttttaaatCTCAATAGTTAATTAGATGTTGAGATTTATAAATTTGTGTACCATAATACAtacttttaaattgttttaattgTAGAGGAGCACTCCGTCGACCATGTGATAGGACGAGAAGTGCAATTACATCATACATATGGTAATAAATCCACATTATCAGTTCTACGCAAAATGTTCAATTAATTCTAATACTCGTTTCAATCTCTCATGTTAATAAAGTATAAGAACTTTTATCTAATCAGGTTATCATattactccttttttttttttaatgacacGGAAAACCTACCCTGGCTATCTTTGGGTACGCATAGGGTTAATCCTTCGCTCCTATGCAATaactcgcaaaccacatagaaGAGGTAACTTGCACTAGGCAAGTGttgtgcgacgagctcgaccaaGGGAAACCCTTTGCTTTTGAGGGCGGGGAAGGGGTTCcaaaacttgagacctccaacatggaagtcccaagcccaaatcACTAGGCCACCCAAGGGATACGACTCTTCATTTTCTCAAGGGTATATTTGGATGAGTTCCTGTAATATTAAAGATTTAACGGTTTAGATTAAATTGATTTAACAAACCTCTTAAATTTCGCAAATATGCCTTATTTATTGAGGAATAATTGCAAATGGAAATAATAGATAACACAAATTGAATCACACTAGAGTATCTTATTCCAAGGTGTTGATGTTAGATTTCAGCCTTAGGTATTAGAGTTTCAAACTCATACAGGTAagatgtttatttatttattgataattGTGGTGTCTGATTCAGCTTGCACACACCTTGATTAATTCCACGAAATATCTACCACATCTCACCAGCAACAGATAAGGTAACTCTTTGCACCAAGTTAGGCGAGATGGGAAGAAGTTAGATGTTTATGAAGACTGAAAAGTTGCATATATATAGACATAAAAAAGATGCAAGTCATGTTGACAATGTGAATTGCTCAAAATGATGAAGAGCGTGTCTTTCCAtgttttcctttcctttttgtGGGAGGTGAACTATTGATGTTATGAAAACCTGCTAAAAATCATAAGTAACGAGTTGTAAGATGTTTGATGGTTCAGAAATAAGGAGACTCTTCACATGTATTTAAATTTCCTTTTTGGTTTAAGCCTATTTGTACACCTTTGATACTTCAATAAGGCGAGCAGTTCAATAATACTTTTTCGGAATTATGCTTTCAGATTCTTAACACAAACAAATTGTACTTCCAAAATTATGAGCTCAGACATCAAAGTGATGCACAAATCTTTATGTATGCTTCGTATTAAAAATATTGACTCCAATTGAACGCGATAAAGTAGGCTGCATCGATCTCTGAAAGGAAGTGCTCCAAAAACCACATCTTTAAACAGAGAATGAATCTAGAGTCTTCCAGCTTCATAAGGAGACTGTACGTATTTTAAAAGcatattgaagttgaaaacCAAAAGGCAGACCTTTATAACAAACTGataaatacataaatgtgaTGTACAATACAGAAACCTTACCATTGATGTCTATCTCAGAGCTACAAACGACGTACAAATTGTACTATCTAAGATATAAAGTCAGAGCCACAATATACATTTTTACAGAGTAGGGAGTCTGACTAGATTTCAACGAATACGTACTTGAAGTTCCTTTTGGTATAATATGACTACAATAAGGTTTAGTcgtcattctttttttttgtagagtttGGGGTGAGGGGGAGAGTGGAACTTACATTTCGTGCTTCAAGAAAGGAACTGCAAAACTGTTGATGCTATTCATGGAACAAAACTTCAACAAATTTTCTGCTTAATCTGACTCTGTCTTCACGGGAGGAGCTCTGTGATACGCTGGTATTGTTGTTGGGAAGAACATTTGCCGGATCCCTTCTGCCTTTATGATAGGAAATATGATGCCTGATGCAGactgaacaaaaaaaaagagcatgCATGCCAAAATGGTCAAGACTTTTTAACAAGGTGAACGAGTATTCAGGAATTTCAACTGGAAAGTAGCTCAATATATAAGACACATGCTCAAAGAGTCAACGAAGACAGTTTGAATACTGCATTAAGGTACATACCGAGATTAATCTAGCTCCGATCCACAACTTCTTTGGAGAAGGAAAAGGTACAAGTAAACGACCAACTCCATAAACGGCCACTGCAAAGAAATGGAGTACCAAGCTCATTGGATTAGGATTAAGACCAGAGAGTAGAGCTACAGGTCCAGTCGAACAAGTTCCTCCAAGGCTCAAATAGTCAAAACATGCATCTCGCATCTCCCTCCTCGCTTGATCAGGAGAAGCACAGAACACCTTATACAGAGCTCCAGCCAAAGTATTTATGGTGGAAGCCACTGGCTGAAAACACCGACCAATACAAGAATAAGTAACCGGCTAATAAAGTCAGAAAAAGTCCCTTCCTTCCAGAATTCCAGTTCTATTAGTTTGTATTCGTTTAGAGGGAATAGCTCTAAAATAGTGATGCAGTTTTAGACAATAACCCCATTTCAAATAACATATGATTTTTCTGTAGAGATAAAAGACATCATATGCCACGTTAAATTGCTAGAAAGAAGGTTCTCCCTATACTTGATCAAGAAgctgaaataaaatatttttctaaataagCCACAACACATATTACAAATCAGTCAACTGATGATAGAGTAAACCAGACAACAGTTTTAGCTTTACCTTGCGCAAAGTATAAAAGGACTCCAGATATTTACACAACTCATCTGCATCATTCAGGTCTTGCAATGGCATAAGAAGACTCCTTAACACTGCAATGTCTGAAAGCGCAACAGTCATTCCCCCGCCAGTTAAAGGATGGCGCATGTTGAAAGAATCGCCTAGCAACAGAGCTCCAGGTGTAGGATAGGGAGCAGCTGGCATGCTCCTGTTTGGCATAGTTTTAATATGCCCCTTATCAATTGCAGATAGAAACGCATCACGTAGCTCAGGTGGTACCTGAAAAAATGTAAAGATACAATCACGGTAGCACGTTGGGAGGAACCAAATAGATATCTTCAGAAACAGGCAATTGTATGTGAGGTAGAAAAAACAAGGAGAGACTTAATATACTGGCTGTGTATATGACTATAttctaaagttaaaaaaaatagtaccaTGCAGGGAAACTGTACGTACCTGGGGAGCCACCATAGTTTTCAAATAATTTGCCATATCACCATTAGCAAGAGAAGGAAGCTTTTGACCAGGTACATCGACCAAGCAGCGAATTTCCGTGCTACTGATAGGATAAAATAAGATGGGAGAAGGATCTGCCAGAATAACATGCCCATGGTTTGGGTATGGAAGTCGATCATTCTCCAATTCCAATACCAGACCAACAAAGCAAGAGGGAACTTCAACCTGCAAATGTCAATACTCACACTTACAAtgattttcaagatttttaaatttgCCAAACTCAGCGCAGGTAACATATATCACCAACCATATGAAGGTTTTACTTGACCTGATGTGTGCATATGACACTACAGACACAAATCAACTGACATGTTTAGTGGTATTAACTTCACCTTAGGGTCGCAAAGTGAGCGTCGCAAGTTTGAGAAGCACCCATCACAAACTACTGTAAGAGGAGCATGTGCTTTAAGTTCTTGACCAGCCTTCGTTTTGTACTGAACACCCTTAATGGATCCATTTTCTTCAATCAGGGATGTTACGGTGCCTTGTTCCAATCGTACACTGtacataatttaataaaagCAGTCAGTTGATTATTTGCAACTATGATAAGCAAAAGGATAATTACAATTACAAGACTGCATCAATTACTAAAAGCATGAAATGTGTCTAGAACAGTTCTTTTTATTAATAAGGAGAGATAAATATGATGTGTCAAGAACAGTTCTAATAAATATACTACATGGGAAAGCTTACTTGGGAAGAGTAGCTGCTTTTTCTCTCATCTTTTGTATGAAACGCCCATTGTGGAAGCTTCTCCCAGCCACATCCGAATGGAAATTTTTCAAGGGATAGGAAACGTTTGTGCTCTTTCCATCCTTGAAAAGAGCATATCCAACCACCCGTTGGGCATCAATATCCTCAACACAATCTGCATCACAATGGCAAAGGTCAAGAGCACAGAAATTACGCAAACCTAGAATAGTACATCGAAAAGTGAATTCTATATCCTAATCAAGTTaaaacctatgttgctcggactcttcaaaaatgtcaatggGTGCGTGTCGcattctccaaaagtagtgtagttttggagaatccaacacgggtgcggcatcgaaagtgaagagtccgcgcaacttaggttaaaactacaacttattttatatactaTAGTAAAATACTCCCACCGTTCACTTTTGATTGTCCACTTTGGATTTTGCACGCTCTTTTAGAAACAATGATTAATATGAGTATGTTTTACCACAATACccatattaattgatgtatAGTCTTAGGTCTTGGAAAATGTTTTGAGAATAAGTAATACATGTTGagggtaaaacatgaaaaaaaatatgtacttTTATTGATATGCTAAaagtaacaagtaaaagtgaaagtgaaaatgtgtttttagtatagtggacaagtaaaagtgaacagagggagtatatctTGTGCCTACCTGCTCTATCACAAAATGATCAATTATAAGCTCttatgtttgtttgattttgtttttttttcttttttagacaaaccttcaatgcccaactcaaTCAATTTAAGATAACCCCCAGGCTGTAGCAATTCGCCAACAATCCGGTCTGGCTCTGTCAAATCCCTTTCAATGACGTGAACATTTCGTCCTTCCTGCAGCAGTggcaaaaaataaatgtttagaTGCTAAAGGAGGATCAGGACAATTGGTAAAAGCCACTAGACAAACATTTTCTTGTTTCCTGCTCGTGGACACAAGTTTTAGGAATCAAATGCCAAATTTTCCATGACAGCTAGACTCCTAGTTTCTTACTACAAGGCAAGCCATTAAAGATCACAACTAACCATCAAGATAAGAATATTGACAGCACCTGTATGTTGGATTAAACAAAATACTCTACTCCCTCTTCCCGAAATGTTTGGCCTATGTCCCTTCCCAAGTTTCAAACTAAGTGAAATTGAGACCACATCATTAAATCGTCTTCTTTTACCATTTTAATACGAGAAGAATTGCAACTTATAATACTTTCCCTATGGTTTCCGTTAATCTCAATTTTCATTAGAGGAAAAATGAATTTATCTACTCCAATTTATCTCTAGAAGTTAGTCCAATTAACTCTTGATAAGCAAAAGTGCCCAGTAAAGGAACTAGTATCTATACATGCAAGTAATTCATATTCAAAAGACCTCCTGGAGGGGAGCTAAAAGTTAgattttttcatgaattttgcatatccaacaataacaacatatccggtgaaatcccacaagtggggtagGGTGTATATAAACCTTATCATTACCTCATATAGAGAAATTGTTTCCGAAAGACAATCGGCTCAAGTGCAGCAATTTCAggtataaagaaaaagaaaacagtGACGAAAACATAATACTAATAAGAGGAATTTTCcatatccaaaaaataattttttcatcatCCCTCTTTCCATTCCAATATTATGACCTTGccaataagaaaattttcatttctttcaaaggAACTTTTAGAAATATGAAAAGCGTAAAGTAGAAAGCAATTGGGAATAGACCTTGGCAAGGGTATGAGCAAGAGCAGCACCAGCAACCCCAGCTCCAACAATTATAACATCCGCATCGGTCCCTTTCTCCAATTTGCTAGAAATTACGTTGTGGGTGTCACATTTTTGGGTAGATTTAGGATCCTTTTTCTTATAATTGGGGGTTCTTGGTCgcaaaatataaagaagaagGAACCCCAATAGAGAAACAACGAAACTGGGAACAATATATTTATCCATCATGAAATTCACCATTTTCTCGCTCTGAATAAGATCAAATTGTGTATTTCGCAAAGATTTGGTCAAAGAAGCCAAAGgtaacttcaattttttctttgtatttgaatCAGAGGCCTGAGAAAATGGTGATTTGGATGGTGGAGGAGGGGTTGCAGATAGAGGAACTTTGTGTTTGGAGAAGACGAGGGAGAAAGTTTGGTAGAAATTGTTTGTATTTATAAGAAGCATCGAAATCCGAAATTGGGGATCCAATTGGACCGTTTGATTTTGGGTGAAAATTGCGAGGATAACAAAACAACACAAGAGACAATATTGAAATCTGGCAGAACCTCAAGAGTTCCTAGGGGCCAAGAGTTCCTAGGGGCCAAGTgcaagaatatttattttttattttaatttaaaatttgtattattCTAATGTTTtccaaacatatatatatattattttacattatttatatttcatttcgaCGTTCTCAATATTAACCTTTACTTCATATGATTTCAtgcaattttttgtattattcatttgatttagttttatctttttcattagtataattttgttattgtttcattttttaaattaaaataaaattcaatgttGAATAAGGTTATGGGCATAagctttccttttcttttaaatcatatttatgtatgttgACTGTTGAGTTGAAATTCgacataagagtattatgttaattttttgttttgaatttagaacttattatattttcaatttcatttgttttaggaGTATTGAGTCGATATTTTACATTgcaatctatttttttaattagacttgataaattatcttttgtcaaatacttttataattttatgacatcatatttataatattaatatttttatcaaacatacatTTCATGATATTCATTGAAACTttgtacttttaatttttatgattaatttaattaaagtatacattaattatttttataatattagttaagaacatatatatatatatatatcatttataaagACCCTTATTTATCTagtataactttttaattttagatgataaattttaatttttaaaattcaatataatcttATAATTACACTTGTACAACCAAACAATACACTTGCAATTACACTATACATTTGGCAAACAAACATATCATTGTAATTACTATACACTATACATTTGGTGAACAAACATATCATCGTAATTACTACGTTGTGTGAAGTGTAATTTACTAGGTCATTTATAAAGGCCCTTATTTATCTaatataactttttaatttttgataataaattttaatttttaaaattcaatataatcttATAATTACACTTGTACAACCAAACAATACACTTGCAATTACACTATACATTTAGCAAACAGACATATCATCGAAATTACTATACACTATATATTTGGCAAACAAACATATCATCGTAATTACTAGGTTATGTGAAGTGTAATTACTAGATTGATAATAATTATACTAAATCTAATTACCTGGACTTTTCAATGTCAATAAcacttataaatttttttttaatgcattGCAAGTAGTGATGACAAATAAACGGAACTATCGAATTTGGGggtattaaaataaaataatcccttcttt
The Solanum stenotomum isolate F172 chromosome 12, ASM1918654v1, whole genome shotgun sequence DNA segment above includes these coding regions:
- the LOC125848507 gene encoding 1-aminocyclopropane-1-carboxylate synthase 3-like, which encodes MKLLSKKATCNSHGQDSSYFLGWEEYEKNPYDEIRNPKGIIQMGLAENQLSFDLLESWLIQNPDAAAFKRNGDSIFRELALFQDYHGLPAFKDALVQFMSEIRGNKVSFDSNKLVLTAGATSANETLIFCLADPGDAFLLPTPYYPGFDRDLKWRTGAEIVPIQCTSSNGFRITESALEEAYKEAERRNLRVKGVLVTNPSNPLGTTLTKKELQLLLTFVSTKQIHLISDEIYSGTVFNSPKFVSVMEVLIENNYMYTEVWDRVHIVYSLSKDLGLPGFRVGAIYSNDVMVVSAATKMSSFGLISSQTQYLLSALLSDKKFTKNYVSENQKRLKKRHEMLVGGLKEIGIRCLESNAGLFCWVDMRHLLSSNTFDGEMELWKKIVYEVGLNISPGSSCHCTEPGWFRACFANMSEDTLNIAIQRLKAFVDSRDNKDDIQNQKHSNKKKSFSKWVFRLSFNDRQRER
- the LOC125847696 gene encoding squalene epoxidase 3-like; amino-acid sequence: MLLINTNNFYQTFSLVFSKHKVPLSATPPPPSKSPFSQASDSNTKKKLKLPLASLTKSLRNTQFDLIQSEKMVNFMMDKYIVPSFVVSLLGFLLLYILRPRTPNYKKKDPKSTQKCDTHNVISSKLEKGTDADVIIVGAGVAGAALAHTLAKEGRNVHVIERDLTEPDRIVGELLQPGGYLKLIELGIEDCVEDIDAQRVVGYALFKDGKSTNVSYPLKNFHSDVAGRSFHNGRFIQKMREKAATLPNVRLEQGTVTSLIEENGSIKGVQYKTKAGQELKAHAPLTVVCDGCFSNLRRSLCDPKVEVPSCFVGLVLELENDRLPYPNHGHVILADPSPILFYPISSTEIRCLVDVPGQKLPSLANGDMANYLKTMVAPQVPPELRDAFLSAIDKGHIKTMPNRSMPAAPYPTPGALLLGDSFNMRHPLTGGGMTVALSDIAVLRSLLMPLQDLNDADELCKYLESFYTLRKPVASTINTLAGALYKVFCASPDQARREMRDACFDYLSLGGTCSTGPVALLSGLNPNPMSLVLHFFAVAVYGVGRLLVPFPSPKKLWIGARLISSASGIIFPIIKAEGIRQMFFPTTIPAYHRAPPVKTESD